The bacterium DNA window GAAAAACGTGAGAATTCCGTGACAAATCGCGCCGGACTCGCGGCCGAATCGCTCGGGAGTTATGGCTCGCGAATCGACCTCGTGCGTATAACACGCGCGGCGTCGGACGATGGGCTCCCGCGGGCCACGCGCGTTGCCCGCCGCGCCTGCCGATGCTAAAAGAGGTGCCCCGCCTTGGGCCCCAAAAGGAGACGCGTTACGTGCCGAGCGCCGACAAGCATCGGGAATTCCTCGATAAACTACGCCAGATCCGTGAGATGGGCGGCGCCGAGCGCGTCGCGGCGCAGAAGGATCGCGGCAAGCTGAACGCGCGCGAGCGCCTCGCGCTCTTGTTCGACGACGGCGCCTTCACCGAGCTTGATGCCTTCGTCACGCATCGCGGCACGTTTTTCGGCATGGCGGACAAGGACATTCCCGCGGATGCCGTCGTGACCGGATTCGGGCGCGTAAACGGCCGGCTCGTCTATTCCTTCTCGCAGGATTTCACCTCGCAGGGCGGCACGCTCGGCGAGATGCACGCGAAAAAGATCTGCAAGGTGCTCGACCTCGCGCTTAAAAGCGGCGCGCCGGTCGTCGGTTTCAACGATTCCGGCGGCGCGCGCATCCAGGAGGGCGTGGACGCGCTCGCGGGCTACGGCGAGATCTTCTTCCGCAATTCGGCCGCTTCCGGCGTGATCCCGCAGATTTCTGCGATCATGGGACCGTGCGCGGGCGGCGCCGTTTATTCGCCCGCCATGACGGACTTCGTGTTCATGACGCGCAAGACCGCGCACATGTTCATCACCGGGCCGCGCGTCATCTCGCAGGTGACCGGCGAGGAGATCGACATGGAGGGCCTGGGCGGCGCGGATATCCACGCGACGGTTTCGGGCGTGTCGCACTTCGCGTGCGATTCGGATGCCGAGAGCATCGAGACGATCCGCCGGCTGCTCGCGTACCTGCCGCAAAACAACATGGAAGACCCGCCGATCGGCGATACGGATGACCCCGCCGACCGCCCCTGCCCCGCGCTTGACGCGATCATCCCGGAAAGCGAGCGCGAGGGCTTCGACATGCACGCGGTGATCGCCGAGATCGCCGACGCGGACTCCGTGCTGGAAGTCCACGCCGGCTGGGCGCAAAACATCATCACCGCCTTCGCGAGGCTTGGCGGGCGCGTCGTCGGCATCATCGCCAATCAGCCTCTCGTGCAGGCCGGGTGCCTTGATGTGAACGCATCGGACAAATCGACGCGCTTCATTCGCTTCTGCGACGCGTTCAACATCCCGCTACTGACCATCGTGGACGTACCGGGCTTTTTGCCGGGCGTCGATCAGGAGCACATGGGCATCATCCGGCACGGCGCGAAGATGCTGTGGTGCTACAGCGAGGCGACGGTCCCCAAGCTCACGCTCATCGTGCGCAAGGATTACGGGGGCAGCTACCTGGCGATGTGCTCCAAACATCAGGGCGCGGATTTCGTCGTCGCCTGGCCGAGCGCGGAGATCGCCGTGATGGGCGCCGAGGGCGCGGTGGAGATCCTCTACGCGCGCGACATCAAGGCGGCCAAGGACGCC harbors:
- a CDS encoding methylmalonyl-CoA carboxyltransferase, which encodes MLKEVPRLGPQKETRYVPSADKHREFLDKLRQIREMGGAERVAAQKDRGKLNARERLALLFDDGAFTELDAFVTHRGTFFGMADKDIPADAVVTGFGRVNGRLVYSFSQDFTSQGGTLGEMHAKKICKVLDLALKSGAPVVGFNDSGGARIQEGVDALAGYGEIFFRNSAASGVIPQISAIMGPCAGGAVYSPAMTDFVFMTRKTAHMFITGPRVISQVTGEEIDMEGLGGADIHATVSGVSHFACDSDAESIETIRRLLAYLPQNNMEDPPIGDTDDPADRPCPALDAIIPESEREGFDMHAVIAEIADADSVLEVHAGWAQNIITAFARLGGRVVGIIANQPLVQAGCLDVNASDKSTRFIRFCDAFNIPLLTIVDVPGFLPGVDQEHMGIIRHGAKMLWCYSEATVPKLTLIVRKDYGGSYLAMCSKHQGADFVVAWPSAEIAVMGAEGAVEILYARDIKAAKDAKAARAEKLAEYRDAFYSPYVAASRGYVDTVISPRDTRTVLVGALDALSTKREVRPPKKHGNIPV